The Heteronotia binoei isolate CCM8104 ecotype False Entrance Well chromosome 19, APGP_CSIRO_Hbin_v1, whole genome shotgun sequence genome contains the following window.
ggggagggagggagggattgctGTCCTTTCAGCATCACGATGCATTTTTTTTAGAGGGGGGGGATTGTTGTCCTTTTGAGATCAGACTGACAGCTGGAAACAAGTGTGGTGGTACTGAAGCAGCTAGGCAGGGAagcagaaaggaggagggagggggaagattgccccccccccgtggTGGAAGGGCAGAGAGGTcagctgggagggggggctgaaaGACTAATGTCAAAATGGCCACCCTGCAGAAGCCAAACTTTACGTGCTGTTCCGGCCTTATTAAATCCTACACAAGAGACAATAACGTGGGATCCAGGGCAATCTCAGCAGCCGCATCCCGCTTGTTGCCTTTGCTGACAAATCAGAAAATTTAGCCTTTTCCCGATGCGTGGTGAACTCTGTGGCTACAAGGCCAGAAGCAGATGGGTGTGAACACGATTTCATTCTCTGTTGATTTTGGGTTGTTTGTGGGGAAACTAAtcgccttgaaagagccccgtggcacagagtggtaaagctgcagtactgcaggcctaagctctgctcatgacctgagttcgatccccggcagaagctggtttcaggtagctgactcgaggttgactcagtcttccatccttccgaggtcggttaaaggagtccccagcttgctgggggtaaagcgtagaggactggggaaggcaatggcaaaccaccccgtaaaaagtctgccgtgaaaacgctgtgaaagcaacgtcaccccagagttggacacgactggtgcttgcgcaggggacctttcctttccttgctggggggaaagtataaaagactggggaaggcaaaggcaaaccaccccgtaaaaagtctgccatgaaaacgtgaaagcaatgtctccccagagtcaaaaatgactggtgcttgcacaggggactagctttacctttttttttaatcaccttGAACTAATCATCTTAATAGCTGATGGGCAAACAGAACTcctggaggttgggggggggggggagtcttaaGGGAAGTGCAGTGGTGTGTGTTTAGGCTAGACTAGAGAGAGAACGCTGCTGGATAATGGCCACTGAGGTGTGTGTTTTATTTTCACCAAATAATTTATTTCAGTAGAAATTAACAAGCATAGCAGATGCAAACCCTTTGGGGAATGAAAGATGCAACTCCTTTCCTCAgtgcttgggtttttttggagaTGATCACAAGTTGAGATTTTGGTAAGGACCATAATGTACATGTCTTATTGGCTGTTGGCACATCACCTGTCGTTGTGATGGTCCAGAATTCCACTGGAGATCTTTTTCAGAAGCCATTGTGCAAACACGCTGCTAAAGTCTTCGTTTTATGAAAAGGAAACGGAAAACTCCTTGGCCGCTTGGCAAAGCGACGTCCCTCTCGGCTTCTAAAACTTCCAGGCACGAGGTGACCAAAATCCGAGGTCCTCTAGAGATGGGTTGATTGTCAGTGAAGTCACACGAGAGAATTTCCTAGTGGTTGTTTCCATACAGATGCTGACAATTTTCAAGATCCCTGAATCTGTAAGCCCACCCATAACAGGACGCTCCTAGTACCACAGCAGTTTCTTCGCTGTTCTGTCAGATGTCCAGATGTCGCCCGGTTTTTGGTCTGGGATCATGTCCGCACTCCTCTCCGCTTTCAGAGCGACTGCAGGACGCTTTTTCCGGAATCTCTGCAAACCGGCCCGGGTGATGTTCCTGCAGAAATCCACCCGCAGCGTTCGTAAAGAGTCAGCGTAGAGGACAGCGGCTTCCAGAGTCCGGTCGCTGATCCGGACGCAGTTTTCCAGTTGGAGGATCTTGAGGCAGGGGCAGCTCCGGAGCAACGATACCACTGCTTCGTCCGTGACGTGGCCACACCCCGAAAGGCTCACGGCCAGAAGATTTGGGCATCTGAAAGCATGAACACGGCAGGTTAAAGAGATGGACCATCTATGGCCTGTCCTTCCTCCATCCACTACAGTATTTCCAAAGTGCATGGAACCCAGCACCAGCTACCCACCGCAGCTTCCTGGCCAGCTCAGGGGATACCTACTGACCACCCACAGCTGCCATTTCCAGGGtttgagctttcgagagtcaaagctctctctgCCAGGgattcttgaagaagaagatgatattggatttatatcctgccgtccactccgaatctcagagcggctcacaatctcctttcccttcctcccccacaacagacaccctgtgaggtagatgaagatattggatttatatcccgccctccactccaaagagtctcaaagcggctcacaatctcctttcccttcctcccccacaacagacaccctgtgaggtagatgaagatattggatttatatcccgcccttcactctgaagagtctcagagcggctcacaatctcctttcccttcctcccccacaacagacaccctgtgaggtgggtagggctgagaaagctcactcagaagctgccctttcaaggacatctctgcaagagctatggcttgtcccattctagcagctgcgagtggaggagtggggaatcaaacccggttctcccagataagagtccgcacacttacaccaaactggctgtgggtCTGTAGAAACAGACTGAATTGAAGCAGATATATTTGGGGACGCAGCTGGGGGCGACTACGGTGGCAGAAAGCGCCGTCACGTCACAggtgacttatagcaaccctggaGGGTTTTGAAAGCAAGTGGTGTttggaagtggtttgccacttgCCTGCCCCTCCGTAGCAGCCTTGGACTTCTCCGGTGGCCTTTCCCCTGCAAACAGtaaccagggccagccttgcGTGGGTTCTCGAGATCCAATGAGGTCAGGCTCGCCTGGACTACCCACGTCAAGGCTTTCTTCTTTAGAGGCGGGGCTTCGGAGAGGGGGCAGGAGCGGAGGCGTCTTTAAATGCtgcacaaactgcactggctaccccttGAGTATCGGATCCATTTCAAAGTGTTgctccttacctttaaggccctttacagcctgaggcctgcatatctttgggactgcctctccccatctgACCCCCCCCTACCCCGGGTTCTGAgatcagctgcacaacatcttgtGGTCCTTAGgatgcccagctggcttcaatgagggccagggcctttttggtccgggcccctacctggtggaatgaactcccgCTAGTGATCTGGGCTCTACGGGACTTatctaagttttgcagggcctgtaaggagGAGTTCTTCCAGCGGGCGTCCCCTGAAATCATCGCTCCCCGCCCCCAGAACcttatatgaacataagagaagccatgttggatcaggccaatggcccatccagtccaacactctgtgtcacataacataagagaagccctgttggatcaggccaatggcccatccagtccaacactctgtgccacacagtggcctatatatatcaggccaatggcccatccagtccaacactctgtgccacacagtggcatatatatatatatatatatatgtgaagtggccaagtttgcggatgacactaaattgttcagggtggtgagaaccagagagattgtaaggaactccaaagggatctgttgaggctgggtgagtgggcgtcaacgtggcagatgcgattcaatgtggccaagtgcaaagtaatgcacattggggccaagaatcccagctacaaatacaagttgatggggtgtgaactggcagagactgaccaagagagagatcttggggtcgtggtagataactcactgaaaatgtcaagacggtgtgcgtttgcaataaaaaaggccaacgccatgctgggaattattagaaaggaattgaaaacaaatcagccagtatcataatgcccctgtataaatcaatggtgcggtctcatttggagtactgtgtgcagttctggtcgctgcacctcaaaaaggatattatagcattggagaaagtccagaaaagggcaactagaatgattaaagggctggaacactttccctatgaataaaggttgaaacgcttgggactctttagcttggagaaacgtcgactgcggggtgacatgatagaggtttacaagataatgcatggtatggagaaagtagagaaagaagtacttttctccctttctcccaatacaagaacttgtgggcattcaatgaaattgctgagcagacaggttaaaacggataaaaggaagtacttcttcacccaaaggatgattaacatgtggaattcactgccacaggaggtggtgacggccacaagcatggccaccttcaagaggggtttagataaaaatatggcgcaaaggtccatcagtggctattagccacagtgtgtgtgtgtgtgtgtatatatatatatatatatatataaaaaatttttttgccactgtgtgacacagagtgttggactggatgggccattggcctgatctaacatggcttctcttatgttcttaagtacttccttttatccgttttaacctgactgctcagcaatttcatcgaatgcccacgagttcttgtattgtgagaaagggagaaaagtacttattcctctaccttctccatcccatgcataatcttgtaaacctctctcatgtcaccccgcagccgacgtttctccaagctaaagaggcccaagcgttttaacctttcttcataggggaaatgCTTATGCTATGCTGAACACTACCAGCGTATATGTGGTCTAGGACTTGCTGCCAGtgatgtggatcatggtttctGTTTATTCTGCAGTGACGAGGTGATTTAgtttggatgtggtttgtttaatatTTTGTAAGGTTTCTTAACGTCGTAAGCCGCCCAgggcccgcttgcgggatagggcagggtataaattgaaaaattaaatgccTCCTcaatggcttcagccttccccagcgTGCCTGCTGCGGTAGGCACGCCGGAGAAGGCCCCGGGAGCTCCTGAAGGGCTGTCGAGATGTGTGCCTTGAATCCTGCCTGTGGTTGGGGAGGGCTCGCGTGACTCTTCTAAGCCAGCCTGAAGCCGGCAGGGCTGGagtaacaattaggccaagtaggcactggcctatgggcccccatgccatTAATGGCCCCATGtcagctcccccacccccgcccgtGCAACCAGCAGCTGAGTTACTCTGTGCCCAGCTTGcccggtgcagctgctgctggcgttgtcgcccagtttgcctctctctgcctctcccccccgcagcttagtaaaaggggcttttaagaaggtggctgcagtTGGGGCCGTGGGCGGCAGGGCGGGTTCTCCGACtccgagataatttgcaaggggctcccaagattttgactgcctagaggtCCCCGCGGGGTTCCATCCGGCACCAGAAGCGGGTGTCCGTTTGCCAGTTCTTGGGAGTCGTACAGCAGAGCGACTTCAGGGACAGCTAGATCTGAGCCCAGCGGCGCCTTGGGGGGTCTATGCTTACAAGAGGCAAAAACTCCTTTGACTCCCAGAAGTctgctctactgcagaccaacgcTATATctcttttaaatatatttctggTCTCTTCTCTGGCACTTCTAACTATCAGTGCGATAGTTAATGCTCCCATGCTAGGAAGAgagaggcaacccccccccccccctttttggctgCAGCTGTTGGAGCTGGTCAGAGCTTTCAGAAATGCTTGGAATGCCTGGGATAGGACTGAGTGCGTGGTGCAGGAAGGGTGGTGGGAAAGGCACTCAGGAGGACTGGCATACTAGAGCGacaagcagtcgggttagaacggataaaaggaggtacttcttcacccaaaggatgattaacatgtggaattcactgccacaggaggtggtggcagctacaagcatagccagcttcaaaaggggattggataaaaatatggagcagaggtccatcggtggctattagccacagcatactattggaactgtctggggaagtgatgctttgtattcttggtgctgggaggggatgcaaagcggaagggcttctagccccacttgtgaacctcctgatggcacttgggggttttttggcccctgtgtgacacagagcattggacttgatggaccattggcctgatccaacatggcttttcttttgttcttatgtctgggtcaagtgatgctctgtattctgggtgcttgggaggggcaacagtgggagggtttctagtgtcctggccccactgatggacctcctgatggctcctggttttttggcccctgtgtgacacagagtgttggactggagaggccaatggcctgatccaacaaggcttctcttatgtgacacagagtgttggactggatgggccattggcctgatccaacatggcttctcttatgttcttaatttagcTTGCTCAAGGTGTAGAAACCTTGGCCTGGGAAAGCAGCGAGACCTGAAGGTTAGGAAATTTTTGCCTCATATTAACAGGTGTCAAAGATGATTTCAGGTGTTTACATGACAAAATGTTCATTCCTGCACAAGTAGCAACAGGAGCCTTTTGGGAGATTccagggacacccccccccccgcccagaaaGGGTTCTGTAATGTCTGCAGCAGGCCCTGTTTGAACATTCATCGATAGTTAAATCCTGGAGCCCATCGGGGTGCGGTGAacaacgttccctctaaactgcagagtcttgtgagcaaaaatgctactttgtgagctactggcatttaagttgggagctactgcaaaaattactgcgctctggggtcatccttcctgagcgaagacaaaattcTGTGACTTGGGAGGCtaaaaaatttgtgagctagctcagcttagagggaacactagtggtGACTCCTGTATGAGATACCCCTGTCGGCTGAAACGTTTCATAGTGGGGGGCAGAAGCGCTTACCTCTGGCAAACCTGGAGCAAAAAGTCACTGACGGTGTGTTCGTGGGTGCTGCAGATGTCCCTTTGGAAG
Protein-coding sequences here:
- the FBXL22 gene encoding F-box and leucine-rich protein 22 — protein: MHLTQLNGECLLHLFSFLDKESRKNLGQTCRRLMTVFREPSLWPLLKFRSPSELTKGNYVLGPALRHLSIAWHSSRVKVCNIEDWLKTAFQRDICSTHEHTVSDFLLQVCQRCPNLLAVSLSGCGHVTDEAVVSLLRSCPCLKILQLENCVRISDRTLEAAVLYADSLRTLRVDFCRNITRAGLQRFRKKRPAVALKAERSADMIPDQKPGDIWTSDRTAKKLLWY